The proteins below come from a single Zea mays cultivar B73 chromosome 8, Zm-B73-REFERENCE-NAM-5.0, whole genome shotgun sequence genomic window:
- the LOC100383112 gene encoding uncharacterized protein LOC100383112, with product MDFSLPQFLAMAHPKLPSASYPASSPAEAPLPRLACRDAPWRSPVCSRRTPSASSSFSMSASLLPYWPASGLELSWRSDFCSGSGSLRVSLCAPCLSPFACAAPCWPAQFLGCHAGFLPRCPARIFLSLHGRSILPISLAPRDPLPPARSRFLCSPWSPAGPAVEASSPAVLGFPAPARSSHGELTGMPLPLPAFSPNWISLRALLLCCSALSARI from the coding sequence ATGGACTTCTCTTTACCCCAGTTCCTTGCCATGGCGCACCCGAAGCTTCCTTCTGCTTCCTACCCGGCGTCCAGCCCAGCTGAAGCTCCCCTGCCGCGCCTGGCTTGCCGCGATGCTCCTTGGCGCTCTCCTGTCTGCTCGCGACGCACGCCCAGCGCCTCGTCAAGCTTCTCCATGTCGGCGTCCCTGCTTCCGTACTGGCCGGCGAGTGGTCTCGAGCTCTCATGGCGCTCGGACTTCTGCTCGGGTTCAGGCTCACTGCGCGTGAGCCTCTGCGCGCCCTGTCTCTCTCCCTTCGCGTGCGCTGCTCCCTGTTGGCCTGCGCAGTTTCTCGGTTGCCACGCCGGATTTCTTCCTCGGTGCCCAGCTCGGATTTTCCTATCCCTCCATGGCCGGTCGATCCTACCCATTTCCCTGGCCCCGCGCGATCCTCTGCCCCCTGCGCGCAGCCGGTTTCTCTGTTCGCCGTGGAGCCCTGCGGGCCCAGCCGTTGAAGCTTCCAGCCCAGCCGTGCTCGGCTTCCCTGCTCCAGCTCGATCCTCCCATGGCGAGCTCACGGGGATGCCCCTTCCCCTACCGGCGTTTAGCCCCAACTGGATCTCCCTGCGCGCGCTGCTGCTTTGCTGCTCGGCGCTCTCCGCTCGGATTTAG